The Primulina huaijiensis isolate GDHJ02 chromosome 12, ASM1229523v2, whole genome shotgun sequence genome has a window encoding:
- the LOC140990014 gene encoding uncharacterized protein, translated as MEVNKRDFRIPIEAVGHYLVAKFTPMTKDGESGESSYAVTEKYVDDSATQKARKVRGKNKNKKIAALKSGEKMEIEFYNNRAAGKNHRYWSRHLGKIVRDKHICPIQVKTWKELTELDKQHMWDSVKECFFSPSIELYREHTLEHMGALWTAWRSSLNVDYVRPCKTKAEVLKNVPQGFNAKEWDWLVTNKFLTDEFQKIINQNSNNRVNGVMPHRTGSMPHRQLIHEMVINIYINSYVYFL; from the exons ATGGAAGTGAACAAGCGA gATTTTCGAATACCAATCGAGGCTGTTGGCCATTATCTTGTTGCTAAATTTACTCCTATGACTAAAGATGGTGAAAGTGGTGAATCGAGCTATGCTGTTACAGAAAAATATGTTGATG ATTCAGCAACTCAAAAGGCGAGAAAAGTAAGAGgaaaaaataagaataagaaAATTGCAGCTTTAAAAAGTGGAGAAAAGATGGAGATCGAATTCTACAACAATCGTGCAGCGGGAAAAAATCACAGATATTGGTCGAGACACTTGGGGAAAATTGTGCGCGACAAGCATATCTGCCCCATACAAGTGAAAACATGGAAAGAGTTGACTGAATTAGACAAGCAACACATGTGGGATTCGGTGAAG GAATGCTTTTTTAGTCCTAGTATAGAATTATATCGTGAGCATACTTTGGAGCATATGGGTGCTTTGTGGACTGCATGGAGGTCATCCTTGAATGTTGATTATGTGAGACCTTGCAAAACTAAAGCtgaagttttaaaaaatgtgcCGCAAGGGTTTAATGCTAAAGAATGGGACTGGCTTGTAACTAATAAGTTCTTAACTGATGAGTTTCAG AAAATCATTAACCAGAATTCTAATAATCGGGTAAATGGAGTAATGCCTCATCGAACTGGAAGCATGCCGCACAGACAACTGATACATGAAATGGTCATAAACATCTATATTAAttcttatgtttattttttatga
- the LOC140989492 gene encoding uncharacterized protein codes for MKPMLAKSSVGNIRKPVKFLAPGKLAKEGGYGHKTRPVGDSTGSASAHKSIGGIQRLQVEEQEAQYIGNQRRIGGISAHTLIVHFGEEWKERDFTDDSSFLEILNICKKFIDIYSAGFKVTDGDGKPLRNDKDLLAMLNEHEYVENIDIYVDVDETAQQLLFKLPEDNQTSDDRLP; via the exons ATGAAACCAATGCTTGCAAAAAGTAGTGTAGGCAACATCCGAAAGCCTGTAAAATTTTTAGCACCTGGTAAGTTGGCCAAGGAGGGTGGATATGGACATAAAACGAGGCCCGTTGGAGATTCTACTG GAAGTGCATCTGCCCACAAGAGCATAGGGGGAATTCAAAGGCTACAGGTTGAAGAGCAAGAAGCTCAATACATCGGCAATCAACGAAGAATTG GTGGAATTTCAGCCCATACTCTTATTGTGCATTTTGGGGAAGAATGGAAAGAAAGAGATTTTACAGATGATAGTTCTTTCTTAGAAATCTTGAACATATGTAAAAAGTTCATTGACATATATTCTGCTGGTTTCAAAGTCACGGATGGGGATGGTAAGCCTTTGAGAAATGATAAAGATTTATTGGCTATGTTGAACGAACATGAATACGTGGAGAACATAGACATTTATGTTGATGTGGATGAAACTGCCCAACAATTGCTCTTCAAACTGCCTGAAGACAATCAAACATCTG ATGACAGGCTGCCTTAA